A stretch of the Kroppenstedtia eburnea genome encodes the following:
- a CDS encoding endolytic transglycosylase MltG, whose translation MERVVNNGGASLSRKEKYKWKKYGGYHPVVWILILGTAMTRTASFMSLPFLVIHLSGNLGMDSLSVGLTLGAAGLTGAFGSFVGGYLSDRWGRRLILLTSLFVWTGTFLGFALGKTFLHFFVLNALNGLCRSFFETTSQALMSDISTPEKRLKIFGYRYVAVNIGMVAGPMLGAVLFQMMGMRIFVYTAVIYLFYFMVLYQVSVLFRKDLQPQTGERVRFAECLGVIRRDRSLGYFVLAGILFFTTFSQIESSLPIHLGELGKDAELFALLLTINAVVVILLQYPMNRWAGKKSVLTGLVVGSVLCITGYLAFGVGDSNLFFILGIVLLTLGEILVFPVSSLFIDRIADERMRGIYYGANGFGQLGLFIGPLLGGWLLEVVGGRGLWLLMVLLMVYALFFYAMGYRVFGQRQKVTLLDIVRRVLLDLRLIFAIKRMVKMLPPLLLIVAFTVFISDQWVSRALANPPRTETVSIRIQDEASLFEIGRELKRNGVISNEWLFPLYGFRYTLQEQTRFEPGTYQIQPEMGLKSVMKTMTGGTWTVVIPEGATVREMGLVLKYHGISEKEWTRAVNSEVYDYPFLDSIPKNRPYRLEGYLAPGRYEFNRDADAEEVVEAMLNRFNEGITPNIQAELKENQLSVDYWVTVASLIEKQEPDHRKKTAVARDFKERLRRGVPLGVRTLPAPYGELYDYQVWVHQGLPPGPVSNPGSASLEAVLFFIDPDHSSSSSDPGDEGNPDTSGGVLSDTP comes from the coding sequence ATGGAGAGGGTAGTTAACAATGGAGGGGCCTCCTTATCCAGAAAAGAAAAATATAAATGGAAAAAATACGGGGGCTACCATCCGGTCGTATGGATCTTGATCCTGGGGACGGCGATGACCCGGACTGCTTCTTTTATGAGCCTTCCCTTTCTCGTGATCCACCTTTCCGGAAATCTGGGGATGGATTCCTTGTCTGTCGGATTAACCTTGGGAGCGGCAGGGTTGACCGGAGCTTTTGGGAGTTTTGTCGGAGGTTATCTGTCCGATCGCTGGGGGCGCCGCTTGATCCTGCTCACCTCACTGTTTGTGTGGACGGGGACATTTCTCGGATTCGCCCTCGGGAAAACTTTTCTGCACTTTTTTGTTTTAAATGCCTTGAACGGGTTATGCCGGTCATTTTTTGAGACCACTTCCCAAGCCTTGATGTCCGATATTTCGACCCCGGAGAAGCGGTTGAAGATTTTTGGTTACCGCTATGTCGCCGTCAATATCGGGATGGTGGCAGGGCCGATGCTGGGAGCCGTTCTCTTTCAGATGATGGGGATGCGGATCTTTGTCTACACCGCAGTGATCTATCTCTTTTATTTTATGGTTCTCTACCAGGTATCTGTCTTATTCCGCAAGGACCTGCAGCCTCAAACAGGAGAACGGGTACGCTTTGCTGAATGTCTCGGTGTGATTCGAAGGGACCGCTCCCTCGGTTACTTTGTTCTTGCGGGGATCCTGTTTTTTACAACGTTTTCCCAGATCGAATCATCGCTTCCGATTCATCTGGGCGAGTTGGGCAAAGACGCGGAGCTTTTCGCCCTGCTGTTGACGATCAACGCCGTGGTGGTCATTCTGCTGCAATACCCGATGAATCGTTGGGCGGGGAAGAAAAGTGTGTTGACCGGCTTGGTGGTGGGCAGTGTTCTGTGTATCACCGGTTATTTAGCTTTTGGTGTCGGAGACAGCAACCTCTTTTTTATTTTGGGGATTGTCCTGCTCACGTTGGGTGAGATTCTGGTCTTTCCTGTTTCCAGCCTGTTTATCGACCGGATCGCTGATGAGCGGATGCGGGGCATCTATTACGGTGCCAACGGATTCGGTCAGTTGGGCCTTTTTATCGGTCCCCTCCTCGGCGGATGGCTGTTGGAGGTTGTCGGTGGGAGAGGTCTCTGGTTGTTGATGGTGTTGCTGATGGTCTACGCCCTGTTCTTTTACGCGATGGGCTACCGCGTTTTCGGGCAAAGGCAAAAGGTGACCCTGCTGGATATTGTGCGGAGAGTTCTGCTTGATCTGCGGTTGATCTTCGCCATCAAACGAATGGTGAAGATGTTGCCCCCGTTGCTTCTGATTGTGGCCTTCACCGTATTCATCTCCGACCAATGGGTAAGCCGGGCACTCGCCAATCCGCCCCGGACCGAGACCGTCAGCATCCGGATTCAGGATGAGGCTTCCCTGTTTGAGATCGGACGGGAGTTGAAACGGAACGGGGTGATCAGCAACGAATGGCTGTTTCCTCTGTATGGGTTCAGATACACCCTTCAGGAGCAAACCCGCTTTGAACCGGGCACCTATCAGATTCAACCCGAGATGGGCCTGAAGAGTGTGATGAAGACGATGACCGGTGGCACCTGGACAGTGGTGATCCCGGAGGGGGCCACGGTCCGGGAGATGGGACTGGTGTTGAAATACCATGGAATATCCGAAAAAGAGTGGACCCGAGCTGTCAACAGTGAGGTTTATGATTACCCTTTTCTGGATTCCATCCCAAAGAACCGTCCCTACCGTCTGGAAGGGTATCTGGCGCCGGGCCGCTATGAATTCAACAGAGATGCCGATGCGGAAGAGGTGGTCGAGGCGATGTTGAATCGTTTCAACGAAGGCATCACCCCGAACATCCAGGCGGAGTTGAAAGAGAACCAACTGAGCGTCGACTACTGGGTCACCGTGGCTTCACTGATTGAAAAACAAGAACCGGATCACCGTAAAAAAACGGCGGTCGCCCGGGACTTCAAGGAACGGCTCCGGCGGGGCGTCCCTTTGGGAGTTCGCACCTTGCCGGCACCCTATGGGGAACTCTATGATTACCAAGTGTGGGTGCATCAAGGGTTGCCGCCGGGTCCGGTGAGCAATCCCGGTTCCGCCTCCCTCGAGGCAGTTCTCTTTTTTATCGATCCCGACCATTCATCCTCTTCATCGGATCCGGGAGATGAGGGGAACCCGGACACGTCCGGTGGAGTTTTATCAGACACACCCTAA
- a CDS encoding ThiF family adenylyltransferase, whose amino-acid sequence MLDRSRYSRQILFPPIGEEGQQRLARSRVAVVGLGALGTSLSHHMVRAGVGYVRLIDRDFVEPSNLQRQMLFDESDADQGLPKAIAAKTKLAAIHSRAELEAHIADVTADNAEELLTGVDLILDGSDNFALRYLVNDVSVKHGIPWIYGGVVSSRGMTFTVRPGITPCLRCLFPESPAPGSGETCDTAGVIGPAVQVVTAFQATEALKLLVGDVDALEGRLRHFELWSNHGAAFEVKERKRGDCPACGQHRFEYLEDGGSGETVVSLCGRDTVQISPGRPRPLDLDRLENVLSSLGKVERNRFLLRAQVDEAHRLVLFPDGRILVQGTDDPKLARSLVARYVGA is encoded by the coding sequence ATGCTCGACCGGAGCCGATATTCCCGACAAATCCTGTTTCCGCCGATCGGGGAGGAAGGGCAACAGCGACTGGCCCGCTCCCGGGTTGCCGTGGTCGGACTGGGCGCACTCGGAACCTCGCTGTCCCATCACATGGTACGGGCCGGAGTGGGGTATGTCCGTCTGATCGACCGGGATTTTGTGGAGCCGAGCAACTTGCAACGCCAGATGCTGTTCGATGAGTCCGATGCGGACCAAGGGCTTCCCAAAGCCATCGCCGCCAAAACGAAACTGGCGGCCATCCATTCCCGGGCGGAACTGGAGGCCCACATCGCCGATGTGACAGCGGACAATGCTGAAGAACTGCTGACGGGCGTGGACCTGATTCTGGACGGATCGGACAACTTCGCCCTCCGCTATCTCGTCAACGATGTCAGTGTGAAGCATGGAATCCCCTGGATCTATGGAGGTGTCGTCAGCTCCCGGGGGATGACATTCACCGTCCGTCCCGGAATCACTCCCTGCCTTCGGTGTCTGTTCCCGGAAAGCCCCGCCCCCGGATCGGGGGAAACCTGTGACACCGCCGGCGTGATCGGTCCGGCGGTCCAAGTGGTGACCGCTTTTCAGGCCACAGAAGCACTCAAACTGTTGGTGGGGGATGTGGATGCTCTGGAGGGTCGCCTCCGTCACTTTGAATTGTGGTCCAACCATGGGGCTGCCTTTGAAGTGAAGGAACGAAAGCGCGGGGATTGCCCTGCCTGCGGTCAGCACCGCTTTGAATATTTGGAGGACGGTGGCAGCGGGGAGACTGTCGTCTCACTGTGCGGACGGGACACCGTCCAGATCTCCCCGGGCCGTCCCCGCCCCCTTGATCTGGACCGTCTGGAGAATGTCCTCTCCTCTCTGGGCAAAGTGGAACGGAACCGCTTCCTGCTCCGGGCCCAGGTGGATGAGGCCCATCGACTGGTCCTCTTCCCCGATGGCCGGATTCTGGTGCAGGGTACCGACGACCCGAAATTGGCCCGCTCCCTGGTGGCCCGCTATGTGGGGGCATAA
- the moaD gene encoding molybdopterin converting factor subunit 1, with the protein MKINVLLFAGVAEAVGKRDLRLELPEKTTVHTLIDRLATEYPDAADLIRHSVIALNQDYAEADQVIRPGDEIALIPPVSGGEERQPAPLLFITEEALSADRLIREVSNPWAGAVLTFAGIVREYTHGQKTVALEYEAYAPMALRKMEEIVGEIRQRWPEVRVAMGHRTGKLAIGEISVLIAVASPHRGESFAAGHYAIERLKETVPIWKKEIWADGSQWKGPQTGPWDPRQKRSPAPPLGTDT; encoded by the coding sequence ATGAAAATCAACGTTCTGTTGTTTGCCGGGGTGGCCGAAGCCGTCGGTAAACGCGACCTCAGGCTGGAACTTCCTGAAAAGACCACCGTCCACACCCTGATCGACCGACTGGCAACGGAGTACCCCGATGCTGCGGACCTGATCCGGCACTCGGTCATCGCCCTGAACCAGGATTACGCCGAGGCGGATCAAGTCATCCGACCCGGTGATGAAATCGCCCTGATCCCCCCGGTCAGCGGGGGAGAGGAGAGACAGCCGGCACCGCTTCTCTTCATCACCGAGGAAGCCCTCTCCGCCGATCGTCTGATCCGGGAAGTTTCCAACCCATGGGCCGGTGCCGTTCTCACCTTCGCCGGAATCGTGCGGGAGTACACCCACGGACAAAAAACGGTGGCCTTGGAATATGAGGCCTATGCCCCGATGGCTCTTCGCAAAATGGAGGAGATTGTCGGGGAGATCCGGCAGCGTTGGCCTGAAGTTCGTGTCGCCATGGGCCACCGGACCGGGAAACTGGCGATCGGGGAGATCAGTGTCCTGATCGCCGTCGCCTCCCCCCACCGGGGTGAATCTTTTGCAGCCGGCCACTACGCCATCGAACGCCTGAAAGAGACCGTACCCATCTGGAAAAAGGAAATATGGGCAGACGGCTCCCAATGGAAAGGGCCGCAAACAGGTCCGTGGGATCCCCGTCAAAAAAGGAGTCCAGCTCCTCCTTTGGGAACGGACACTTGA
- a CDS encoding Bax inhibitor-1/YccA family protein, whose product METSVSRSHAGLMTRVFSWMFAGLSLTGIISFLLVSDGGAIRYFYQNIGVLYGLMIAELILVFFLAARVHKMAAGTATFVFFLYAALNGVTLSPLLYLYTPVSITQVFFITAGMFGVFALYGAVTKRDLSKLGSILFMALIGLIIASVVNWFMQSSVLYWVVSYLGVIIFCGLTAFDVQKIKRIQDENMDYDTHTKTAIMGALALYLDFINMFIYLLRILGSRD is encoded by the coding sequence ATGGAAACCAGTGTCAGCCGCAGCCATGCCGGTCTGATGACCCGGGTCTTTTCCTGGATGTTTGCCGGCCTCTCCCTGACCGGGATCATCTCGTTTCTGCTGGTATCTGACGGAGGGGCGATCCGTTACTTCTATCAGAATATCGGGGTCTTGTACGGATTGATGATCGCCGAACTGATCCTTGTCTTTTTCCTGGCGGCCCGTGTTCACAAAATGGCGGCGGGGACGGCCACCTTCGTCTTTTTCCTCTACGCCGCCCTTAACGGGGTGACGCTGTCACCGTTGCTTTATCTGTATACCCCGGTATCGATAACCCAAGTCTTCTTTATCACGGCGGGGATGTTCGGGGTGTTCGCCCTTTACGGGGCAGTGACGAAGCGGGATCTCTCCAAACTGGGCAGCATCCTGTTCATGGCCTTGATCGGCCTGATCATCGCTTCCGTCGTCAACTGGTTCATGCAGAGCTCCGTCCTGTATTGGGTGGTCTCCTACCTGGGGGTCATCATCTTCTGCGGGTTGACGGCCTTCGATGTCCAGAAGATCAAACGGATCCAGGACGAAAACATGGATTACGACACCCACACCAAAACGGCGATCATGGGAGCCCTCGCCCTCTACCTCGACTTTATCAACATGTTCATCTACCTGCTGCGAATCCTGGGCAGCCGGGATTGA
- a CDS encoding aminotransferase class I/II-fold pyridoxal phosphate-dependent enzyme — MADQAPPFSRIVANLPAAVPFVPPEELERKTGVKVRLRLGANESSFGMSPLAREAMENSLGENHLYGDALSLDLKMELATRHGIATEMITVAGGIDELLGWIARVFLNPGDPVTASLGSYPTFHYHVEGFGGRLHKVPYRGGKNDLDALAETARNTGSRIVYLANPDNPTGTWFTAAELKEFRRQLPADCLLLLDEAYLEFAPAAAHLPLDPADPGVIRTRTFSKAYGMAGLRIGYAFAQREIITAFDKIRNHFGVSRIAQIGALAALQDERFLQHVVEEVAAGRREYETLAETLGFAAYPSATNFVAIDTGDADRAAAIQDALWQRGVFIRVPGVAPLNRCLRVSVGTPGERQEFARILRKVMAEL; from the coding sequence ATGGCAGACCAAGCACCTCCTTTTTCCCGGATTGTCGCCAACCTTCCGGCAGCAGTGCCCTTTGTTCCGCCAGAGGAGTTGGAGCGGAAGACCGGGGTGAAGGTTCGTCTTCGCCTCGGCGCCAACGAAAGCAGCTTTGGCATGTCCCCCCTGGCCCGGGAGGCAATGGAGAACTCCCTGGGGGAAAATCATTTGTACGGGGACGCACTCAGCCTCGATCTTAAAATGGAACTGGCGACCCGCCACGGAATCGCGACAGAGATGATCACCGTGGCGGGCGGCATCGATGAACTGCTGGGCTGGATCGCCCGGGTCTTCCTCAACCCCGGCGACCCGGTCACCGCCTCCCTCGGCAGCTACCCCACCTTCCATTATCACGTGGAAGGATTCGGGGGCCGTCTGCACAAGGTTCCCTACCGAGGGGGGAAAAACGACCTGGACGCCCTGGCGGAGACGGCCCGCAACACCGGCTCCCGCATCGTCTACCTGGCCAATCCGGACAACCCGACGGGAACCTGGTTCACCGCCGCTGAACTGAAGGAGTTCCGCCGGCAACTTCCCGCCGATTGCCTGCTCCTCCTGGATGAAGCTTATCTCGAATTTGCTCCCGCAGCCGCCCATCTTCCCCTGGATCCCGCAGATCCCGGGGTGATCCGGACGCGAACCTTCTCCAAGGCCTACGGCATGGCGGGCTTACGCATCGGTTACGCCTTTGCCCAGCGGGAGATCATCACCGCCTTTGACAAGATCCGCAACCACTTCGGCGTGAGCCGCATCGCCCAGATCGGCGCCCTGGCCGCCCTGCAGGATGAACGCTTTCTCCAACACGTGGTGGAGGAAGTGGCCGCCGGCCGCCGGGAGTATGAAACCTTGGCGGAAACGCTGGGCTTTGCCGCCTATCCCTCGGCGACCAACTTCGTCGCCATCGACACAGGGGATGCCGATCGCGCCGCCGCCATCCAAGACGCCCTCTGGCAACGCGGGGTCTTCATCCGGGTCCCCGGCGTCGCCCCCCTCAACCGCTGCCTCCGCGTCAGTGTGGGAACCCCGGGGGAGCGACAGGAATTCGCCCGCATCCTGCGCAAGGTGATGGCGGAGCTATAA
- a CDS encoding substrate-binding domain-containing protein: MLCWICGEYSEGEWNDQGEDSLQKYRLDTIPREVARNRLLNAVTFHPRRETVAVIDARGRVTAGPVNARRSMPPHPAAAMDGIALRTKVTRGASPTRPVRLREGRDFTYINTGDPLPENADSVVMIEKVNILEGGWVELVEPALPWKHVRQPGEDVAAGEVVLPAGHRIRPVDQGALLAAGVEQLSVLCPPRVAILPTGSEMVPPGLPLQPGQLREFNSTVLAGFLEECGAVPDCRGVVPDREEALREALVSAADRCDILVVNAGSSAGSKDFTPRVLAEVGEILLHGVAARPGRPVVLAMIGETPVIGLPGYPVSAYLAFDWFVRPLIRHWYRSGAAAPPPLLARLGREVQGGPGAEDFIRMRVAHVNGRYTAFPLARGGGVTMSMVRADAWLRLPPETTRLNAGEQVELEWVRTPAEIERTLVLTGCDDPLLDRIGAMIGRLSPGWSLFREYTGQNEGFDLLRRGGCHAVAIQGDLREEGYSGMIRIRVAEREMGWITAPTAPEPVSGVEDLIRSGLRLINRPPGSATRDRLAQLLDEQVGGRLPSGWERTEGSHWKAAASLAGGTADVTVGPRSAAEAFGLRWRPAWREPLDLVLPRSVAESEGGKALIETLRSRDLREMAAQLGGYDDSRAGEIIDPPFAKNSEGGRWEL, translated from the coding sequence GTGCTATGCTGGATCTGCGGCGAATATTCTGAAGGCGAATGGAATGATCAAGGGGAGGATTCTTTGCAGAAGTACAGGCTGGATACCATACCTCGAGAAGTAGCACGGAACCGTCTGCTGAATGCGGTCACCTTTCATCCCCGGAGGGAGACGGTTGCCGTCATCGATGCCCGGGGACGGGTGACGGCGGGGCCTGTGAATGCCCGGAGGTCCATGCCTCCCCATCCTGCTGCGGCGATGGATGGGATCGCCCTCCGGACGAAAGTGACCCGGGGGGCTTCTCCAACCCGCCCGGTCCGTCTCCGGGAGGGAAGGGATTTCACATATATCAATACAGGGGATCCGCTGCCGGAGAATGCGGACAGTGTGGTAATGATAGAAAAAGTGAACATCCTGGAGGGGGGCTGGGTGGAGCTGGTCGAACCGGCTCTTCCCTGGAAACATGTGCGACAGCCGGGGGAAGATGTGGCCGCAGGGGAAGTGGTGTTGCCGGCGGGCCACCGCATCCGCCCCGTGGATCAGGGGGCGCTGTTGGCGGCAGGGGTGGAGCAACTGAGCGTCCTGTGCCCCCCGCGGGTGGCGATCCTCCCCACCGGTTCTGAAATGGTCCCCCCGGGGCTCCCGTTGCAACCCGGGCAATTGAGGGAATTCAACAGCACCGTGTTGGCGGGGTTTCTGGAGGAATGCGGGGCGGTGCCGGACTGCCGTGGGGTGGTTCCGGATCGGGAAGAAGCGCTCCGGGAGGCTTTGGTGAGTGCGGCGGACCGTTGTGACATCCTGGTGGTGAATGCCGGTTCCTCCGCCGGCAGCAAGGACTTCACCCCCCGGGTGCTGGCGGAAGTGGGGGAGATTCTCCTCCACGGAGTGGCCGCCCGTCCCGGTCGGCCGGTGGTGCTGGCGATGATCGGGGAGACTCCGGTGATCGGTCTGCCGGGGTACCCGGTATCCGCCTATCTCGCCTTTGACTGGTTTGTCCGTCCTCTGATCCGGCACTGGTACCGATCGGGGGCAGCGGCACCCCCTCCGCTCCTGGCCAGGTTGGGCCGGGAGGTTCAGGGCGGGCCCGGGGCGGAGGACTTTATCCGGATGCGCGTCGCCCATGTGAACGGCCGGTATACGGCTTTTCCACTGGCACGGGGGGGCGGGGTCACCATGTCGATGGTGCGGGCGGATGCCTGGCTTCGTCTCCCGCCGGAGACGACGAGGTTGAACGCCGGGGAACAGGTGGAACTGGAGTGGGTGCGGACACCGGCGGAGATCGAGCGGACGCTGGTGTTGACCGGCTGTGACGATCCCCTGTTGGATCGGATCGGGGCTATGATCGGCCGCCTCTCCCCCGGTTGGTCGCTCTTCCGGGAGTATACCGGCCAGAATGAGGGATTTGACCTGTTGCGGAGAGGAGGGTGTCACGCCGTTGCCATCCAGGGCGATCTCCGGGAAGAGGGGTACTCCGGGATGATCCGAATCCGGGTGGCGGAACGGGAGATGGGCTGGATCACAGCACCGACCGCTCCCGAACCGGTCAGCGGAGTGGAGGATCTGATCCGGTCGGGGCTTCGTTTGATCAACCGTCCGCCGGGATCCGCCACCCGGGACCGGCTGGCACAACTCCTGGATGAACAAGTCGGGGGGAGGCTTCCTTCCGGTTGGGAGAGGACGGAAGGATCCCACTGGAAGGCGGCGGCTTCCCTGGCCGGGGGGACGGCGGATGTGACGGTGGGTCCCCGCTCCGCGGCAGAGGCTTTCGGATTGCGGTGGCGGCCGGCCTGGCGGGAGCCGTTGGATCTGGTGCTGCCCCGATCGGTGGCGGAGAGTGAAGGGGGAAAAGCGCTGATCGAAACCCTGCGCTCCCGGGACTTACGGGAGATGGCGGCACAGCTGGGGGGATACGACGATTCCCGGGCGGGGGAGATCATCGATCCCCCCTTTGCGAAGAATTCCGAGGGAGGCAGGTGGGAGTTGTGA
- the moaA gene encoding GTP 3',8-cyclase MoaA yields the protein MGVVNNENVTWSDALGRPLRDLRISVTDRCNFRCRYCMPAEVFGPDYPFLPREELLTFEEILRLVRLFVAGGVEKVRITGGEPLLRRDLPRLVEMVKGVEGIRDVALTTNASLLAGQARALKEAGLDRVNISLDALDPQVFARMNGHRSDVRRVLAGIEAAEAAGLQVKVNMVVQKGVNEDQILPMARYFREKGPILRFIEFMDVGNSNGWDLKQVVSKGEILETIHQEMPLEKIKPNYYGEVADRYRYQGSEREIGVIASVTDTFCSSCTRARLSADGRLFTCLFATEGTDLRGPLRGGAGDEELLNRMKAVWSRRRDRYSDERHTLTEDLPRKQKVEMSFIGG from the coding sequence GTGGGAGTTGTGAACAATGAGAACGTCACCTGGAGCGATGCCCTGGGCCGCCCGCTCCGGGATCTTCGCATCTCGGTGACGGACCGGTGCAATTTCCGATGCCGTTACTGTATGCCGGCGGAGGTGTTCGGCCCCGATTATCCATTTCTGCCGCGGGAGGAGCTGCTCACCTTTGAGGAGATCCTGCGTTTGGTCCGGTTGTTTGTCGCCGGGGGGGTGGAGAAGGTGCGGATCACCGGCGGGGAGCCCTTACTGCGCCGGGATCTGCCCCGGTTGGTGGAGATGGTGAAGGGGGTGGAGGGGATCCGGGACGTGGCATTGACCACCAACGCCTCTCTCTTGGCCGGGCAGGCCAGGGCCCTGAAAGAGGCGGGACTGGATCGGGTCAATATCAGTCTGGATGCCCTGGATCCCCAGGTGTTTGCCCGGATGAACGGTCACCGCTCCGATGTGCGCAGGGTGTTGGCGGGAATTGAGGCGGCGGAGGCAGCGGGGTTGCAGGTGAAGGTGAACATGGTGGTGCAAAAAGGGGTGAATGAGGATCAGATTTTACCCATGGCGCGCTACTTTCGGGAGAAGGGCCCCATCCTCCGTTTTATCGAATTTATGGATGTGGGTAACAGCAACGGCTGGGATCTGAAACAGGTGGTCTCCAAGGGGGAGATTCTGGAGACGATCCACCAGGAGATGCCCCTGGAGAAAATAAAGCCAAATTATTACGGGGAAGTGGCCGACCGCTACCGCTATCAGGGCAGCGAGCGGGAGATCGGAGTGATCGCGTCGGTGACCGACACCTTCTGCTCCAGCTGCACCCGGGCCCGCCTGTCGGCAGATGGTCGCCTGTTCACCTGCCTGTTTGCCACAGAGGGAACCGACCTGCGGGGGCCGTTGCGGGGGGGAGCCGGGGATGAGGAGTTGCTGAACAGGATGAAGGCGGTCTGGTCCCGGCGGCGGGATCGGTATTCCGATGAGCGACACACATTAACGGAGGATCTGCCCCGCAAACAGAAAGTGGAGATGTCTTTTATCGGGGGCTGA
- the moaC gene encoding cyclic pyranopterin monophosphate synthase MoaC: protein MADFTHLNEQGRARMVDVSEKEVTRRIAFARSRIRMKPETLRKIREGGVRKGNVLAVAQVAGIMAAKKTWDLIPMCHPIPLKGADIRFREEGDTLLVVEAETKTDHVTGVEMEALTAVSIAALTIYDMCKSLDKSMVVEETCLISKTGGKSGDYRRAAAEEEGRDVARRNRDCQ from the coding sequence TTGGCTGATTTCACTCATCTCAACGAGCAGGGACGGGCACGGATGGTGGATGTATCGGAGAAGGAAGTGACCCGCCGCATCGCCTTCGCCCGATCGCGGATCCGGATGAAACCGGAGACGCTCCGGAAAATCCGGGAAGGAGGGGTCCGCAAGGGGAATGTATTGGCAGTGGCCCAGGTGGCGGGGATCATGGCCGCCAAAAAAACCTGGGACCTGATCCCCATGTGCCATCCCATCCCTCTCAAAGGTGCCGATATCCGTTTCCGTGAAGAAGGGGACACCCTGTTGGTGGTGGAGGCGGAGACGAAAACCGACCATGTGACGGGGGTGGAGATGGAGGCGTTGACCGCCGTCAGTATTGCAGCCCTCACCATCTATGACATGTGCAAATCCCTCGACAAGTCCATGGTGGTGGAGGAAACCTGTCTGATCAGCAAGACCGGTGGAAAAAGCGGAGATTATCGAAGAGCGGCAGCAGAGGAGGAGGGACGGGATGTGGCGCGTCGGAATCGTGACTGCCAGTGA
- a CDS encoding MogA/MoaB family molybdenum cofactor biosynthesis protein: protein MWRVGIVTASDKGARGEREDRSGEEIRRLLREPDFEVSAWEVVPDEQGRIKEVLIRMADTERLDLVLTTGGTGLAPRDVTPEATRDVIGREVPGIPEAMRLASLRKTPFGMLSRGVAGLRGKTLIINLPGSPKAVRECLEAVLPVLPHALETMTGEFGDHGESLSFKRKS from the coding sequence ATGTGGCGCGTCGGAATCGTGACTGCCAGTGACAAGGGAGCCCGGGGGGAGCGGGAGGATCGGAGCGGAGAGGAGATCCGGCGACTGCTCCGGGAGCCGGACTTTGAGGTGTCCGCCTGGGAGGTGGTGCCTGATGAGCAGGGGAGGATCAAAGAAGTGTTGATCCGGATGGCTGACACGGAAAGGCTGGATCTGGTGTTGACCACCGGCGGGACCGGTCTGGCACCCCGGGATGTGACACCGGAGGCGACCCGTGACGTCATCGGGCGGGAAGTGCCCGGGATCCCGGAAGCGATGCGGCTGGCCTCCCTCCGCAAGACCCCCTTCGGAATGCTTTCCCGCGGGGTTGCCGGATTGCGGGGGAAAACCTTGATCATCAATCTTCCCGGAAGCCCGAAGGCGGTCCGGGAATGTTTGGAGGCGGTTTTGCCGGTATTGCCTCATGCCCTGGAGACGATGACCGGGGAGTTTGGGGATCATGGGGAGTCCTTATCATTTAAACGGAAAAGTTGA
- a CDS encoding D-Ala-D-Ala carboxypeptidase family metallohydrolase, whose product MSKKFSRGFRLSVWVFALALILPVAVPSQVDAYGWSRTLKQGDSGADVRELQIRVAGWAADSPSRTYVAVDGVFGPGTEAAVKRFQRAYGLSPDGVVGPATQSALNSLERSDGSTAHFAWSEFYSKDGSAFSGGNVGSATVKENVRRLMYKLEALRKKAGNAPVVINSGFRSIQHNRNVGGASNSMHTYGISADIAVSGKTPAQVREIAKTCGFSGIERGSSYVHTDSRIEYPYGAQRWWWVD is encoded by the coding sequence ATGAGTAAAAAATTTTCCCGGGGATTTCGACTGTCGGTGTGGGTGTTTGCTCTGGCACTGATCCTGCCGGTGGCCGTACCCTCCCAAGTGGATGCCTACGGCTGGAGCCGAACGCTGAAGCAGGGCGACAGCGGGGCGGATGTGCGGGAATTGCAGATTCGTGTCGCCGGCTGGGCCGCCGACAGTCCGTCCCGAACCTATGTGGCGGTGGATGGGGTGTTCGGACCGGGAACGGAGGCGGCGGTCAAGCGCTTCCAACGGGCTTACGGTCTGAGCCCAGACGGAGTGGTGGGGCCGGCCACCCAGAGCGCACTCAACAGTTTGGAGAGATCCGACGGTTCCACAGCCCATTTTGCATGGAGCGAATTTTATTCCAAGGACGGGAGCGCGTTCTCCGGCGGAAATGTCGGTTCAGCCACGGTGAAGGAGAACGTGAGACGGTTGATGTACAAGTTGGAAGCCCTGCGGAAAAAGGCGGGAAATGCACCGGTGGTCATCAACTCCGGTTTTCGCAGCATCCAACATAACCGCAATGTCGGAGGAGCTTCCAACAGTATGCACACCTATGGAATTTCAGCTGATATCGCGGTGAGCGGCAAGACTCCGGCCCAGGTGAGGGAGATCGCCAAAACTTGCGGTTTCAGCGGGATCGAACGGGGGAGCTCTTACGTTCATACAGACAGCCGCATCGAGTATCCCTATGGTGCCCAAAGATGGTGGTGGGTGGACTGA